ACTTATACAATTCGAATATGTCGAACTTCTCGCGCTTTTTAGCCCCATAAAAGGGCAGATCGGGGACGGTTTCGGCTTGTGGAGTTGGACTCTTGACCCCATCGAAAACATAAAGGGCCGGTTCGCGGCCGGGCAACCGGTGGGAGGCGACACGGGTCGCTTCTTTGGCTGGGGCGGCAACCTCATCACCCCCTTCCCCACACAATTCTCCCATCAACCGCAGGCCTTCGAAAGCATCCTGCGCGTAGAAGACCCGGCCTTTGTAAATGCTGCGGAGGTCTTCTTCGACATAGGCCCTGGTCAGGGCAGCACCGCCCAAAATCACCGGATACCCGTCGAGTCCCCGTTCGTTCATTTCCAGCAGGTTGTCCCGCATGACGAGGGTGGATTTCACCAACAGGCCACTGAGGCCGATGACTTGGCACTTGCGTTCTTGCGCCTCGACGAGGATTGTGTTGACGGGTTGCTTGATTCCGATGTTTTCGACCCGGAAACCATTGTTTGTTAAGATGATATCGACGAGGTTTTTGCCGATATCATGCACATCGCCGGCGACGGTTGCCAGCAAGATGGAACCCTTTTCCGATCCTTCGACCCGTTCCATGAGTGGTTCCAAGACTTTGACCGCCGCTTTCATCACCTCTGCGGATTGCAGGACGAAGGGGAGTTGCATTTTTCCGGCGCCGAAGAGCTCGCCAACCGTTTTCATCCCGTCAAGCAGGATCTCGTTGATGATTGCCAGGGGCTCGTAAGTTTTCAGCGCCTCGGCCAGGTGGGCATCCAGGTTCTTTTTGATGCCTTCGACAATATGCTTTTTGAGTTGGTCCTCAATGGTGAGGCCATCGAAGGGGTCGACGGCGGTGTCGGTCGTCCTGACGTCTTCGAACCGGTTCATCAATTCGATGAGAGGATCGTAAATGACTTCTCGGTTGTTCTCCATTCCCCTTGGTTTTGAACCTGGAGTATGGCATCTTGGCCCGACGGCCTAGAGGCTTTCCAGGCACGCGGCGATGGCTTCGCGATCCGGGATGTCGCGCAATGTGGCCGTGACTTCGCTATACCGGATCACGCCCTCCGTATCCACCACAAAGGCCGCCCGCTGGCTGGAAGGGCCAAGGCCGGCAAAATCCTCGAGCACGACGTCATAAGCCTGAACGACCTCGTGCCGGAAATCGCTGAGCAGAGTGATAGAAATCTCTGCACTTTTGGCCCAGGCATGCTGGACAAAGGCCGAATCCACAGTGATCCCATAGACGGCCGCCCCAAGTTCGGCAAAAATCTCCAAACCGCCGCTGTCATCGCAAAGCTGGGCGGTGCATGTGCTGGTGAAAGCCCCAGGGACGAACAGCAACACAACCGGCTGCCGGCCGATATGGTCGTGTAGGCGGACTTCGGCAAGCTTCCCTTTGGCATCAAGGGTCAAAAGGCAGAAATCGGGAGCGAATTCGCCGACTGGCAAGGGCATTTGGCCAAACGTATGGCCGGTTCAGGCGACCCACGGAAGCCAGGGCCGATGCAACCCCTTGGTGCGTTGGCGAGTCCAACTCACCGATGACCAAGTGTTTTGCCATCGCCGTGTTGCTGGCCCTGGTGCTGACCGGGTGCAATCCGAACGACACAAAGGATCTGGCCCAAGATGGCGGAAAGGTCGCCGAAACCGCCGTGCGTGCCGCTGGCAACGCCGGAGTGGCTGCAAAGGTCAACACCATGCTGGGCTTGCACAAAGATGTGGACATGTCTGGCCTGCATATCGAAGCCGATGGGGGAACCGTGACCGTGAGCGGCCATGTCGGTTCGGCCAAAGAGAAGAAACTGGTGTTGGATCTGGCTAATAAGACACGGGGCGTGGACAAAGTTGTCGACAAACTACGGGTGGAGTAGCTTCCACACGGGAGACACTTTCTACGACCCCATCGCTAGTCGCGCGGCTCCTTCCTTTTTTTTGTTTTTGCAAAGAACGAAAGCCCAACGAATGCCCCGCACGCAATTGCCGACAGGCCCATGACCACGCCAATTGGGATCGGGCTTCGGTCTCCTCGATCGATCCCCTTGTTTGCTATCGCTTCGAGCGACGGCAACGCGGATGCCCACTTGTATTGGGCGGGGAATGAATCACTGAGTCGATAATCGCTGACCGTTGAGCCTGTGGGCACAAAATTTTCAAATGCTTCAAACTTTTGGTTTGGGATTTGCCGGTAAGTGAGGGTCTCAAAATTAGCCGGAACCATTTTGACGATCGAAACGGTGTCAGCTTGTTTGAGAACGACCTTGTAGATCAGATTCTTTCCAAAATAGACATCAAATCCGTTGTCGGTTGCTTTTGCATTTTCGTTGTTGGGGTTGGGTTGTCCTACCAAACCTATTTCAGACTGGATCGATTTGACCCGGTCGGCAAGCGTGCCTTCACCGAGGAGCAAACGTTCTTCATAGGCTGTGCAAACGGATCGGTAATGTTCCGGTTTTCGGACGATGAGCATCCCGATGGCATTCTTGCTTCCGTGGTAGCTGGCGAATGCCGTGCTATCAACCATAAACCGATCCGGTTCCAGTTCCAAGGTCATTCCATTCACCGAAAGCAAAGGCCCCTCAAGTCTTTGCCCTTCGCGTTTGTACTGGACGATCTTCTTTGCCGTGTACCCGTTTGTCCTTTTCGCGACGGCGTTGCTGAATTGGGATTGGGTGTACTTGACGCCAAGCCGGTCGAGTTGTTGGCGCAATTCCGCGGCATTCAAGGCTTCCGGCGACCTGGCCATGGTTAACTCATAGGTGCACGTTTGCGCCAGGGCCAAATTGCCCGCGCCGGCCGTGAGTGTGGCGATCAATAATGTCTGTCTAATGGCTTGACGTCGGTTCATGTCTGGCACTCGAAAATCTCTTTACTATACGTGTAGTGGGAGTATTCATAACCGTTAACGTTACATGTGCAACCGCCTGTCGCGAGATTGTTGCACCTTCTCTTTCTCACTGTCACGGTAACGGTGGATGGGTTTGCCAGCTGGGTACACCACCCCGGACCGTTCACACATGCGTTTGCCGTGTAGGTCTCGACTTCGCACGCAAATTCATCTTGGCTGCAGTTATTCTGTCCAGGCACCAGTGGCGCACAGCTTTCAACTATGTTCTCAAAATTCTTAGATTCGCAATGGGTTAGTATCGCATAGGCACTCTGCGATACTCCTAATATCGTTGCAATGCCAATGGTGTACAATGCAATCAAGGGGATCCGACTTATTGTGTTTCGATTGTTCATTTCAGTTTACTCTCATCATTGTTTCGAAAAATACCTTCTGATCTTGACTCAGGTGACAACTTGTTCCGCGAAAAGCAATAGTTGAGCTATGAACCCATTTTGCGCTTCCGTCCCAGAATGAGACCACCGATCCGCCATTGCGTGAATCAGCGAGCCACTTGCCACCAAACGGCTCGGCGCCTGGGTAGAGGCGAGGTGAATAGATATCAAGATGATTACTGGTCAACATTTGAACCGCTGTACCGCTTGGCAATTCAAATGGGGCTGACTCAATGAGCCAGATGGTATTCTCCGTTTCGACAACTTCCGTAAAGAATAGGCACCCATTGAGTCCAAACCCATAACCCAGCGGAGGAATCCCGCCAGTTTTTCCCGTATATCTGGGATTCCTCAAGATTTCGCGTGATTTTGTGTAGGTGTAGAGTTTGTTTGGCCAATCTTGCCCCGGCAAACCCCTATGTGTAATATGTTTTCCATCGTAATCTTCGGAGTACAACCGCAATGCCGTTGTGATCTGATGTTGTTGGGCCAGCATCGCGGCCGTATTCGCCGAATCTTTGGCGCGGTTGTAAACAGGAAGAATGATTGCCACCAAAATCAGAATGATTGCTGACACGACTAAGAGTTCAGTTAACGTGAAGCCGCGTTTCATTTGGCCCCGATCTCCAAATCGAATGGGAGCCTGATCAATTTTTCGCCCTGGCGGTTGGTCATTTTCAGAGTCACATTCTTTGCAAGTTTGGCCGACCCATACCGGCTGGTGTCAAACCTCACCGATAGCTTCTTTGATTGGAACGGCCCAACGATCCACTTTTGCCGAGCGGAGCAACAGTCGCCCTCGTAGTCCAGTATGACTTTGTGGCCTCTCAAATTGATGAAGTCGATTTCCAACGATCCCCCATCCAGATGATTTTGTACATCAACAGAATCTGGTGCCGAAACGAAATAGGGGGGTGACGTGACGCAGATACCAAATGCGCCAGAAGCCATCAACACGGTAGCAAAGACGGCGGTTCGATGAACAACCATGCCGGCAGTATAGGCAAAGGACTTGGTGCCGCCAACAACTTGGGGGGGGGGGGCTAAAGACCTATAAAAACGCCCCCATCTTTCGAAGGGGGCGTTTGAAAATGTATCCGCGCGGCGTCCATATCTCCCGGGCAGTCACCCGCCAAGTACATCCGGCGCTGTAGAGCTTGACTTCCGTGTTCGGGATGGGAACGGGTATTTCCTCTACGCTATGGCCACGCGAAAACTCGTGTTGTGTTTTAGCCTTTCAAAGCGAAAAACACTTTGAAAGCTGCATATTGTTTGTTGACTGCCCGTAAAAGATCACCGGAACCTGCTCTGAAGCTTGTTTAAAAGCCCTCGACCAATTAGTATCGGTTAGCTGCACGTGTTACCACGCTTCCACCTCCGACCTATCACCATGTAGTCTTCATGGGGTCTTACTCTTTCGATGGGATATCTGATCTTGGGGTGTGCTTGGCGCTTAGATGCTTTCAGCGCTTATCACGACCCGACGTGGCTACCCAGCTTATGCCCCTGGCGGGACAACTGGTACACCAGAGGTCGGTTCACTCCGGTCCTCTCGTACTAAGAGCGACTCCCCTCAAATATCCTGCGCGCGTAATGGATAGGGACCGAACTGGCTCACGCCGTTCTGAACCCAGCTCGCGTGCCGTTTTAATCCGTGAACTCCGGAACCCTTGGGACCTTGTGCAGCCCCAGGATACGACGAGCCGACATCGAGGTGCCAAACCATGCCGTCGCTGTGAGCGCTCGGGCAAGATCAGCCTGTTATCCCCGGGGTAGCTTTTATCCGTTGAACCCTGACGTGCCCACGCACAATCAGAGGGTCACTTAGACCTACTTTCGTACCTGCTCGACTTGTTTGTCTCACAGTCAAGCGCACTCTATACCTATACGCTCAGCGGCTGATTTCCGACCAGCCTGAGTGCACCTTTGTACGACTCCGTTACTGTTTAGGAGTCGACCGCCCCAGTCAAACTACCCGCCACAGACTGTTTCCAACCCAGATGATGGGTCAGGTTAGCTGTTCAGATGTAGAAGGGTGGTGTTCCATTGGTGCCGAAGCTCCCACCTACGCTCTACATCCACACCCAAACAGCAATCTGAAGGTGTAGTAAAGCTCCACGGGGTCTTTCCGTCCTATTACGCGTAGCCCGCATCTTCACGGGCGCTACAGTTTCACCGGGCTTCTCGTTGAGACAGTGCCAAAGTCGTTACACCTTTCATGCGGGTCGGTATTTAGCCGACAAGGAATTTCGCTACCTTAGGACCGTTAGAGTTACGGCCGCCATTCACCAGGACTTCAATTCAATGCTTTGGTTACCCTGACATCTCCTCTTAATCTACTGGCATTGGGCAGGTGTCAGCCCCTATACTTCGGTTTTCACCTTAGCAGAGACCTGTGTTTTTGGTAAACAGTCGCCTTGGCTGCTTTGCTGCGGCCTCCCGAAGGAGGCGCCCCTTATTGCGAACTTACGGGGCCCATTTGCCTAGTTCCTTAACGAGAGTTCTCCCGAACGCCTTAGTCTCCTCGACTTCCCTACCTGTGTCGGTTTGCAGTACGGTCGATAACAGCTAGCCTCCAGAGCTTTTCGCGGCCCCGAATCCATCCAAGTGCTTTGCCCCGAAGGGCGAGGCTCACAACAACCAACGGTGTGTCTGGATCTCATCGAAACGTCACTCTTTTGAACTGTTACCGGGGCAGGAATTTTGACCTGCTATCCATCGGCTACGCCTTCTGGCCTGGCCTTAGGACCGCCTAACCTCCGTCTGACGAACATAGCCGGAGAAACCTTAGGGTATCGGCGTTGAAGATTCTCACTTCAATAATCGCTACTCGTGTCTGCATTCTCACTCGAACACGCTCCACCTGTGCTTCCGCTCAAGCTTCACTGCATGCCCGACGCTCTCCTACCGATTGACTTACGTCAATCCCGAAGCTTCGGTGGACGATTTGAGCCCCCTTACATTGTCCGCGCAGAATCACATTCGGCCAGTAAGCTGTTACGCACTTTTTAAAGGATGGCTGCTTCCAAGCCAACCTCCTGGCTGTTTACGCGATTCCACATCGTTTCACACTTAATCGTCACTTAGGGACCTTAGCTGTCGATCTGGGCTGTTTCCCTTTTGACCACGGACCTTATGGCTCGCAGTCTCACTGCACCGCTAATCATATGGCATTCGGAGTTTGGTTGGGTTCGGTAAGCGGGTAAGCCCCCTAGCCCATTCAGTGCTCTACCTCCACATGACAACACGATACGCTGCACCTCAATGCATTTCGGAGAGAACCAGCTATCTCTGCGTTCGATTGGCATTTCACCGTACTTACCACAGCTCATCCCGAGACTTTTCAACGTCAATGAGTTCGGCCCTCCATGAAGTGTTACCTTCACTTCAGCCTGGCCATGGCAAGATCACGCAGTTTCGGGTCTACTGATACCGACTTGACGCTCTGTTCAAACTCGGTTTCCCTCCGGCTTCGTCGCTGAACGACTTAACCTTGCCGGTACCAGTAACTCGCAGACTCATTCTGCAAAAGGCACGCCGTCACCCAGGACCGGATTACTCCGGACATAGGGCTCCGACTGTTTGTGGGTGACATGGTTTCAGGTTCTATTTCACTCCCCTCCCGGGGTTCTTTTCACCTTTCCCTCACGGTATTGGATGCACTATCGGTGACAAATTGTACTTAGCCTTTCCCGGTGGTCCGGGATGATTCACGCGGAATTCCTCGTGCTCCGCGCTACTCGGGTACATCCTGAATCTGATTTGTATTTAAGGTACGGGCCTATCACCCTCTATGGGAACGCTTTCCAACGTTCTTCCCCTATACGCTTCTAGTCTTCTTTTCTATTCCTCTCTAACTTTAGGTGCGAAACACTGATGTGCCTCGTCCCAAAGTTAGGGAGGAATAGTGGATGCCCCACAACCCCAGCCGGCATGCCGACTGGTTTAGGCTGATCCGCGTTCGCTCGCCGCTACTGACGGAGTACCTTCGGTATCTCTTCCACTGGTTACTAAGATGTTTCAGTTCACCAGGTGCCCTTCTCAAGAGCTATGGATTCACTCTTGGATGACGCGGCATTACCCGCGCCGGGTTTCCCCATTCGGAAATCTGCGGATCATCGGTTCTGTGCACCTTCCCGCAGCATATCGTTGCTTACACGTCCTTCTTCGGCAATTTGTCCCTAGGCATTCACCATACACCCTCTTTAGCTTTCGAACTAGCTTCTTTTTGAGTAGCTTCCGGTGTCTTTTACGCGCAGTCAACAAACCACTATGCAGCTTTCAAAATGCTCTCGGCCCAATCGGCCCCGCCTCACTTTCGGTCAGCGGCGAAGAGGAACTATACCAGCGCCCCCCGAGGGAGTCAAGGACCCCTGGGAACATTTCGGAAAACCGGGACCCTTAGCTCAGGGCAGATCCCCGGAGCATCCCTCAAAACCGGCAAATCTCCGCAACCTTGGTTCAAAACTGCCCTCAGGCATAAGAAAGGCGTTCCCGCCCAGGAGGCCCATTGGCCGCCCATTGGCCATCTCGATCGACCCTTCCGGCCCCGGCCCAGGGCTGCCCGGCGTTTTCAACTTCTTCAATGTGCGTTGGTTAAACGACTCCCAATACAAAAAAAGCCCCAAGGCCAAAAGCGAGCCGTGGGGCTATTAGAATTTTGCCGGCTTAAGCGCGGTTACGCCGCCGCAAAGCCGCTAGGCCCGCTAAAGCGAGCACTGCCATCGTTGCCGGTTCCGGCACTGCCGTTGGGTAAAGGAATTGCCGGCCAGCAAAATCGTCGTTCTGCAGGCTGTTCGTCAAAAAGAACGAACTGATGTTGCTCTCCATCATGATGTCCACCCCGGACTGGGCGAAAACGGACGTCGGGATCGAGTAGGTGCTCAAGCCCGCACTGGCCGCCGGGTTTGCGATGTTCACCATCCCGGCAAACGAGTTGGAAAGCGTCGCCGCGGCATTGTTCGGGTTGTAGTTGTCGTCCACAAACGTGCCGCCAGGGCCGCTTTGCAAATCAACATCGGCAAGACCCAGCGTGTGCCCGATCTCGTGGCGGAGGATGGTCTCAAACCAAGGCAGGGTCCAGAGGGCGTTCGTGTTCGCATTCAGGGTCACATCAGCCCCGGAAATGGGGGCCGCGTTGTAGTTCGCCGTCCCCGAGGTCAAGGTCACCGTCCCCGCCACCGCGCTGAAAAACGCTTCCGCCCGCAAGCCCGGGTCGCCATTGGAAAAGGTGCTGCCGGAACTCGCCCCGAACAGGTCGATCATCGCCCCCTGCCGCACGCCGCTGACCACCGATGTGGAGACGGCCGTGCCAAAGTCGGGGCGGAAACTGATCGTCGTCCCCAGGCCGCTGACCGGGTCGACCACTGTCCAGGCACTGAAAGCCCGCTCCACCGCTTGCTGGAACGCCGCGTCGGTCGGGGCCGCGCCAGACCAGGTGAACACGTTCTTAAACGAAGAATAGGATCCACCCAAAACCGAATAGGTCAATCCGCCGGATAGCGAGCGGTCAAGCCCACCCATCTGCCGGGGAGCGGCATCCCAACGATAACCGCCCGAAAGGCCGCTTCCGCCATAAAAACCGAATCCAAGGGCCGATCCGCAACCGGCAACAATGGCGAGGGCCGAAAAAGCAATCTTCATTTTCATATCTTCTCCAAGTTCCCCATCATAGAGGGTTTTGGTTAAGGTTGCCGCAACAATACCGCGTCCCGCGCGGAAATCGACCTCATGGAGACGGTTTGAAGATCAGAAATTGTCTTCCCAACTCCCCTTGGGGGCCTTGACCTTTCCAACCCCCTTTTGGCGGAATCTTCGAATGACTTTGGGGATCAACAATCCTGCGGCAACGGTTGCTAGGGGCGCAAAAGCAACGGCGAACGCGCTGGTCAGCCCAAACGCGAACGGGATTGCGACCAAAGGAACCGCTATGCCAAATAGCGAGACCCCGACCGCCTTCCCCGTCCACTTGGGATACACGGCATAGACAAGACCCGTCATGACGCCTCCGGAGACCGCGCCAGGGAGCAACCCGGTGAAGACCCCACCTGCAAACGTCGACTCCCACTTCATCAGGAAGGTCAGGAACAAGCCGGTGAGGAAAAATGAACCTGCCAGCAGAAGCCCCACCAGATAGGCAACCGGCCAAAGAAGGTACGGGGGCGGTTCGCTGGTTCCGATCAAACGGGCGGCGGCAAGCTCTTCCTGGCTTTCGGAGGTTGCGGAGGGTTCCTCCATCTCTCTCTTCATTCTACTGTCGAAGCGACTTCTCCACCAGGAACGGGGATACTAGAACCGTGCTTTTGGCCGCATTTGGACTTTCCATGCCCCAGCCGACCCTTTCCCCCTATGCCTTGCGGTGCCAAAACCTCGACCAGGCCGATGCCGTGCAGACCGCCTCCCCGGTCTTTTCGTGGAAGCTACGGGCAACCCGAGAGGGATTGCAGGATCTTTCGCAATCGGGCTACCAGGTGGTTGTCGCTACCAGTAAGAAGGCGCTTGAGCAAGGAGACCTTTGGGATTCGGGCCGGGTGGACAGTTCACAAACCTATGGGGTGACCTTCCAAGGCAAGCCCCTCCGGTCGGGCCAACGGGTGTGGTGGAAAGTCAGGAGTTGGGATCAGGCCGGGACAATGAGCGCCTGGTCTGCCCCCGCTGAATTCGGTGTCGGGCTCCTTAACAAATCGGATTGGTCGGCCCAGTGGATCCATGGGGGCAAACCCCAGGCGGTCACCGACCTTTTGGCTGAATCACATTGGATTTGGTACCCCGTCCCCGATCTTTCCCATGCCCCAGCGGGGAGCCACACCTTTACTCAGTCGTTTACCGTGGCTGCCGGGGGCCGGGCAACCGTGTTCGTCACGGCCGACAACCTCTTCTCCTTCCGTTTGAACGGTAAAGAAGTGATCCGCTCAACCGATCCTGAAGCCTGGTCTCAGGTTAAGGAAGCCGATCTGACCCCCTATTTGATTCCGGGAAAAAACCAAATAGAGGTTGTGGCGACAAATGCAACGGAAGGATATGCGGGGCTGATCGCGGCAATCGAAGTCTCTGATCCCGCAGGCTCGCGGATATTCCACACCGACGGCAGTTGGCTGTCGGACGGCCAACCAGCGATGGTCATCGGCAAAAACGGCGTGAGCCCCTGGAACACTATCCGCAAAGTGCAATTTGTTACTGCCCCGGCCCAATATTTCCGGAAGCCCATTCAAGTTGCCGGCAAGGTCGCCCGGGCCACCGCCTACGTCACGGCGCTAGGGATCGTCGATTTCGAAGTCAATGGCCAGCGTGTGAGCGAGGATCTGTTCACACCCGGTTGGACGGACTACCGGATTAGAACCTACTATCGGGCTTTTGACATCACCCGACTCGTCAAATCCGGCAAGAATGAACTGCGGGCGGTTCTGGGCCAGGGGTGGTTTGCCGGCTATGTCGGCTGGGCGGCCCAGCGAGAACACTATGGCGACACGCCGATGCTCAAAGCCCAGATCGAGATTGAATACGCAGACGGCCGCCGCGAAACCGTTGCCACGGATGAAAGTTGGGAATTCAGCGACGGGCCGATCCGCGACGAGCACTTTTTGCACGGGGAGAAGTACGACGCCCGGGTCGCCCCAAGCCATTGGAAGCCGGCCCTGGTCGGCCAGTGGGAAGCTTCATTGGAAGCATTTCCTGGCAACCCGGTTCGTGCCTATCAGGTGAGGACCCCAAAGACGGTCAGGGCGCTCGGCGGCGGAAGGTACTTGATCGACTTCGGCCAGAACCTCTCCGAATACTGCCGCATCCAAGTTCAAGAGCCGGCGGGAACGGTTGTGGCTTTACGCCATGGCGAGCGATTGGACACCCAGGGCAACCTTTACACTCAAAACCTCCGCCTGGCCCAAGCTGTCGACACTTACACCTGCCGGGGAGGCGGGGTCGAGGTGTGGAATCCGCGGTTCACCTTCCATGGGTTCCAATATGTCGAAGTCTCGGGACTCTCTACGGCCCCAGGGCCAGATACCGTGCAGGCGGTGGCGATTTCCTCGGCGACCCCGGAAACTGGATCGATGGAGACCAGCGACCCGATGCTGAACCAACTGCTCAGCAATTGCTGGTGGACTCAAAAAATGAACTTCGTCGACATCCCGACCGACTGTCCCCAACGGGATGAACGGCTCGGATGGACGGGCGACGCCCAGGCTTACATCCAAACGGCAGCGTATTTTTCCGATGTCCAGGCATTCTTCGATAAATGGCTGGTCACCTTGGACGATGCCCAGGGGGCAGACGGCAACTATCCCAAAGTTGCCCCGGTCATTTCGCATTTGGATGACGGCGGGCCAGCTTGGGCGGATGCCGGGGTGATCTGCCCGATGGAGGTCTATGAGACCTACGGGGATATCGCATTGCTACGCCGCCATTACCCGAATATGAAGCGGTTCGTGGACTTTTGCGAAAAGCGATCCAAACCAGACCTGCTGCCGCCGGACAAGTACCACATCTATGGCGATTGGCTCAGCATCAATGCCGACACCCCCAACGACGTGATCACAACCGCCTACTTTGCTGGGAGTGCTGGGCTGGTTTCCCGGGCCGCAGAAGCCCTTGGAAACTCGGGCGACGCAAAGAAGTACCGCGATTTGCGCGACCGTGTCGCTGCGGCTTTCCGTAACGCGTTTGTCTTGCCAGACGGGAAGGTCAAGGGAGATACCCAATGTGGCTATGTTTTGGCTTTGGGGTTCGACCTCCTGACTCCAGGGCAAGCTAAAGCCGCCACCGAACGCCTGGTTGAGAACATCAAATCGC
This portion of the Armatimonadota bacterium genome encodes:
- a CDS encoding PEP-CTERM sorting domain-containing protein, coding for MKIAFSALAIVAGCGSALGFGFYGGSGLSGGYRWDAAPRQMGGLDRSLSGGLTYSVLGGSYSSFKNVFTWSGAAPTDAAFQQAVERAFSAWTVVDPVSGLGTTISFRPDFGTAVSTSVVSGVRQGAMIDLFGASSGSTFSNGDPGLRAEAFFSAVAGTVTLTSGTANYNAAPISGADVTLNANTNALWTLPWFETILRHEIGHTLGLADVDLQSGPGGTFVDDNYNPNNAAATLSNSFAGMVNIANPAASAGLSTYSIPTSVFAQSGVDIMMESNISSFFLTNSLQNDDFAGRQFLYPTAVPEPATMAVLALAGLAALRRRNRA
- a CDS encoding BON domain-containing protein → MTKCFAIAVLLALVLTGCNPNDTKDLAQDGGKVAETAVRAAGNAGVAAKVNTMLGLHKDVDMSGLHIEADGGTVTVSGHVGSAKEKKLVLDLANKTRGVDKVVDKLRVE
- a CDS encoding redoxin domain-containing protein, whose product is MPLPVGEFAPDFCLLTLDAKGKLAEVRLHDHIGRQPVVLLFVPGAFTSTCTAQLCDDSGGLEIFAELGAAVYGITVDSAFVQHAWAKSAEISITLLSDFRHEVVQAYDVVLEDFAGLGPSSQRAAFVVDTEGVIRYSEVTATLRDIPDREAIAACLESL
- a CDS encoding family 78 glycoside hydrolase catalytic domain; its protein translation is MLLAAFGLSMPQPTLSPYALRCQNLDQADAVQTASPVFSWKLRATREGLQDLSQSGYQVVVATSKKALEQGDLWDSGRVDSSQTYGVTFQGKPLRSGQRVWWKVRSWDQAGTMSAWSAPAEFGVGLLNKSDWSAQWIHGGKPQAVTDLLAESHWIWYPVPDLSHAPAGSHTFTQSFTVAAGGRATVFVTADNLFSFRLNGKEVIRSTDPEAWSQVKEADLTPYLIPGKNQIEVVATNATEGYAGLIAAIEVSDPAGSRIFHTDGSWLSDGQPAMVIGKNGVSPWNTIRKVQFVTAPAQYFRKPIQVAGKVARATAYVTALGIVDFEVNGQRVSEDLFTPGWTDYRIRTYYRAFDITRLVKSGKNELRAVLGQGWFAGYVGWAAQREHYGDTPMLKAQIEIEYADGRRETVATDESWEFSDGPIRDEHFLHGEKYDARVAPSHWKPALVGQWEASLEAFPGNPVRAYQVRTPKTVRALGGGRYLIDFGQNLSEYCRIQVQEPAGTVVALRHGERLDTQGNLYTQNLRLAQAVDTYTCRGGGVEVWNPRFTFHGFQYVEVSGLSTAPGPDTVQAVAISSATPETGSMETSDPMLNQLLSNCWWTQKMNFVDIPTDCPQRDERLGWTGDAQAYIQTAAYFSDVQAFFDKWLVTLDDAQGADGNYPKVAPVISHLDDGGPAWADAGVICPMEVYETYGDIALLRRHYPNMKRFVDFCEKRSKPDLLPPDKYHIYGDWLSINADTPNDVITTAYFAGSAGLVSRAAEALGNSGDAKKYRDLRDRVAAAFRNAFVLPDGKVKGDTQCGYVLALGFDLLTPGQAKAATERLVENIKSRGWHLSTGFVGTRDLMHVLTKIGRSDVAFRLLHNTSFPSWGFEIQHGATSIWERWDGWTPERGFQDVGMNSFAHYAYGAVAGWMFKTVGGISPLEPGYGKILIEPHIDPNLTFAKTRFESIRGPIVCEWIGTPAKGRLTVEIPPNAKATVRSPDGRVFEIGSGRRTIAYGF
- a CDS encoding B12-binding domain-containing protein produces the protein MENNREVIYDPLIELMNRFEDVRTTDTAVDPFDGLTIEDQLKKHIVEGIKKNLDAHLAEALKTYEPLAIINEILLDGMKTVGELFGAGKMQLPFVLQSAEVMKAAVKVLEPLMERVEGSEKGSILLATVAGDVHDIGKNLVDIILTNNGFRVENIGIKQPVNTILVEAQERKCQVIGLSGLLVKSTLVMRDNLLEMNERGLDGYPVILGGAALTRAYVEEDLRSIYKGRVFYAQDAFEGLRLMGELCGEGGDEVAAPAKEATRVASHRLPGREPALYVFDGVKSPTPQAETVPDLPFYGAKKREKFDIFELYKFINPVALWRGQWQYKKPEGLTNPQFNDWLEMNVRPIFERKCRELANVLRPAVKWGYFWAQSSGNDLILYHEDAATERCRFTFPRQSAGKRLCLADFFLPIESGQMDVVGFSIVTVGHAVSEHERAQFAAGDYQEYLYTHGMGVETAEALAEYWHKQMRHELGIGANDPGDVKGLFGAKYQGSRYSFGYPACPNLEDQTLLMDLLQPADIGIELSEEFMLEPEQSTSAIIVHHPAAKYFNVK
- a CDS encoding prepilin-type N-terminal cleavage/methylation domain-containing protein, encoding MKRGFTLTELLVVSAIILILVAIILPVYNRAKDSANTAAMLAQQHQITTALRLYSEDYDGKHITHRGLPGQDWPNKLYTYTKSREILRNPRYTGKTGGIPPLGYGFGLNGCLFFTEVVETENTIWLIESAPFELPSGTAVQMLTSNHLDIYSPRLYPGAEPFGGKWLADSRNGGSVVSFWDGSAKWVHSSTIAFRGTSCHLSQDQKVFFETMMRVN